Part of the Perognathus longimembris pacificus isolate PPM17 chromosome 1, ASM2315922v1, whole genome shotgun sequence genome, tggttGGAGAGCCAGCAAACCTGGGAAATCTCTTACAGATGTACTCTTTTCATAGTaaacataaaagcaaaaacaCATGTCTACTTTAGAACAAATTCACAGCTAGAGTTATAGAAAACGATAACTTTTTTGGCACTTTTATATTCAACTACTGGTTTCAGTTAAGTTCCTTGAACTAAGTAGCTTGCCATGGAAAAGCACTTAGAGCTGCTAAAATTTGCTTTCCACTTCTCAGTTTTCATTGTGACTGGAATAAAACCAGGAGGCTGTAAGCTGCTAATTTTTTTCAATGCTTGCAAAATGCCTTGCCACACTAAATAAGTTTACTCACAAATAAATCTACTTAAGTTTTCATAATATTAATAAAttcaatgtatttaaaatatatttatttacacataAGTTTAGTGCTTGATATCTAAGAATAAAATGTCatcatttattaatatttaaaattaattttaatgacactgggcttgaacccatggcttcatactttttagccacttgagccacattgctaactttgaattgttttcatttctttcttggagaAGCAATATTCACAGATCATGTTGATACATGCAATTTGCTAAAGTTCAAGAACCATAAATAACTACTAGCTATGCCTTATTCTATAGGTACCAGAATGGCCACCACAATTTGTTTCCTCATTGGGGTGTTGTTCATCACGGATACTGTGTGGACTCAAAGCATGAGACAGGCCTATGAGATACAAGAGCTAGAGGACTGGAATGTGGATGACTTTGATTGCCCCATGGAATGTTTCTGTCCACCCAGTTTCCCTACTGCTTTATACTGTGAAAATCGAGGTCTCAAAGAAATTCCTGCAATCCCTTCAAGGATCAGGTACCTCTACCTTGAAAACAACCTGATAGAAACCATCCCTGAGAAGCCTTTTGAGAATGCCACCCAGTTGAGATGGATaaacttgaacaaaaacaaaataaccaactATGGAATTGAAAAGGGGGCCCTAAGCCAGCTAAAGAAGCTACTTTTCTTATTTCTAGAAGATAATGAACTAGAAGAGGTACCTTCTCCACTGCCAAGGAGTTTAGAACAGTTGCAATTAGCTAGGAACAAGGTATCCAGAATTCCTCAAGGAACCTTCAGCAATCTAGAAAACTTGACCCTTCTTGATTTACAACATAATAAACTGTTTGACAATGCCTTTCAAAGAGACACCTTCAAAGGACTGAAGAACCTCATGCAGCTAAATATGGCCAAGAACGCCCTAAGGAACATGCCACCAAGGTTGCCAGCCAATACCATGCAGCTCTTTCTGGACAACAATTCCATCgaaggaattccagaaaattattttaatgtgatCCCAAAAGTGGCCTTTCTGAGACTCAACCACAATAAACTATCAGATGCAGGTCTCCCATCAAGTGGTTTTGATGTGACATCTATTCTAGATCTTCAACTGTCTTACAACCAACTCACAAAGTTTCCCAGAATCAGTGCTCACTTGCAACACCTTCACCTGGATcacaacaaaattaaaagtaaGTGGTAATGGGGGTGATTTTGTGATTAATATACTCATCATCATCATATCCATTCTGCATCTTCTTTAGAAGGAGCTAGCCAGGCATTGCTGGCTCATTTCTGCAATACtggctaatcagaaggctgacatccagAGGATCAGGGCTTAAGGCTAGTTagtcagaaaagttcactagactctaGCTCCACAATAATAAGCAGAGAacaaagctggaggtgtggttcaagtggtagagcatcagctaaacattttaatgaattttcaattttaattacTAAATTATTTTGTCTATTCTCAGTCTTAATGAACCAAGAAGTCCAATTCTCCAAATTCAAGATGGCAAAGAAGACTTTTGTTATCCAAAGAGCACTATTATCTATGGTAGAGTTGAAACATTTCCATTCTCTTTTACTCATGGATATTCTAAGAGCTTTGCTTCTGAAGTCTACCCACAGAGGCAAAGCATGCTTCACCATACCTGGTACTCTGGGGGTAGGTTTAAGaaagtaaacaggaaaaaaataaccgCATGAAGAATAAAATGATGGAATACGATTTCAGAGGTAATAGCAAAGCAAGAACATCCTAAAATGTTAGAACAATGGATAGAGTACTCTAGAGTATTTGATTCAACTCTACACAGTAGAGTGTGTTTCTCAAAGCTCTAAGTGTGCAGGTTGGTGTCTGCACCCTCTGAGTTTCTGACTGAGAGGTCTGGGGAAAGGACTTAAGAATTTCTACCCTCTCCAATTGATACTGACAGTGACTGATGATGATATCTTGAGAGCCATTACTTCCACTTAAGACTTCCctaaattgaaatgaaaaaatCACTGTTCCTAGACATGATGGTTTAGTGGCAACTTCACAAGGCATAATACCATCTCCTTTCCCACAAAAGCTTTTGGTAAAGAACTAGGGAATGAGTATAAAGTCCTTGGAGGTAAAGATGTCATCAAGGAAAGAAGTGGTTACAAACAGTGGAGATTGTGCACAACAGAAAGACACTTGACCTCTCCACCATTGTGCCCAAGGTCAAGCTGCATCTGATGTAAATATCTTCAATGTCTCAATGCAGACATGGAGATACAGATAGCTAACTGAGCAGCTGTTTTTCTTCAACCACAGGCTCTTTAGGAAGACAACCTTGCAGAGATTTCTCCTGAACAGCACTTGGAAGTAAATTCCTAAATTAGATTAAATCAGAGGGTTGAAGATATAATTGTGAGAAGACTGTATCTCCTAATAATCTATGCTCAAATACGTCATTAGAGAAAATGATCACATGAAAATGTTGTTTATATGGATATACTGTTTTTCTCCTGGGAATTGCTCCTATcttcaaactttttttgtttttgttttttagtaaccAAGTACTTAAGCATAAAAATCCAGGAATTAAATGGCTACCATCACTGCAGTTATTTTTCCATGGTGAGGAAATGTACTTGtagtcaaaagaaaaagatgtagCCAGAAAAACAATGTTAGTAGCTGAGAATGTTTAGCTGAGACAAATAATACAATACCTAAGACTGCTGTAAGGTTGCAAATTTTTCCCAACAGTTTTGTGCTTTTTGATGTTGGTATTCTTTATCCAAATACTAGGTGTGGGGTGTTAATTTCAGGTGATCACACATACATACTCTGAATTGGAGATTTCACCCAGAGAATTTGAAAGTGAGTATGTTTAGGGATGAGGTTCCATTATTTAAAGCACAATTAAGATGTAGTGTGGATTATCTTTTCTCTATCCACATTTTGGAAGGTTTGTTTAAAAGGGTTTGCTCAGATGTCTATTTCCCAGTTGTTTTCATAACGTAGTGAACATCAGAATCCTCTAGATGGCTTTGTAAAACAGGCGTGTAGGGTCTATTCCAAGTGATTATGACTTAGTATGTCTGGGATGAGGCAAATAATTTTACTATCCAGTGGTAATAATTTCTTGGTTCACAACTGGTGAAccactaaaactaaaaaaaatatatattttttaaaaaagctcagcTAGGTGAAGATCTTTGCTAAAAATAGAGTAGATAAAAGCCAAATAGGGCTTTGTCACATAATGTTAATTATACAGTTTCCAAGAAAAGTAACAGTTATACAAAAAGTTTTCAAAATTTACCAGTAAATTTCTCATGCAAGATTATATAAAgaactattttatttctaaacatcAGAAGGAACTCAAATGTTGATGAAAAATGTATCTGTTCAAATAAGTTCACATCATTTTCTGGGAAGTATCACAACTAATTTATGAATATATGATTAAAATTAGAACTTTGGTTGCTCATATTGTTTTTAATTCAGTCATGTGTTACTAGGAATGAGGGTGATAGCATATGAACTACAACGTTGAAAGGAACAAATGTTCTCAAGTAAGCAATGGACTCTAGATACCATTAGAAAACCTAGGCTTGAGGCTGTTCCAGGTAGACAGAATCAATCATAAATCATATATAATCATACATTTCTGCATTATGAGTACACAGAAGAAAGAGACTCCTCAAGTGGGGGAGTTTTAATCAGGAAAGAGCCTTTGCACAAAATCATTTCAGAAGGCAACAGAATGCATAGACTTGTGTTTTAGATCAATTGTTACACATCTCTCCAATTTGTATGAGTTGAGTTCACCTTCTCTCTTGAGGATGCTCTGAAAATCTAAATCTAGTGTCATCATTTGTGCCAAAAGCTCTGATCCAAGGCAGGTGCACAATTTCTCCAATTCTAACTGTGTGAAAAGGTTGATGGGATATTTCCTGGCTTGAGTCTTTGGTAATTCAATTTTTGGCAAGTGTTTTGTTTCCAATTACATATACTTAAATGTGAAGGTTTAAGGTTGTTTTCTAAATCCATATGCAAAGTTATAGTAATTGCACTTTGTATTAATTGTCACTACACTGATTTACATTTCTGAAGGTAATTTACACTGACTTGCCACTCACTCAGCCATAAGCCCTTCCATCTGTGCTTTCCATTCACCCATTTACctactcctttttgtttgtttttttcaggatCAGATCTGAACTCCACCTTTAGTCTCCTGAATATGACAGATCTCATTCTATGATAATTTGAACATTATTTATCTCACCTGAAAGATTAGGGAAAAACTTAGAACTGATAAGCCTTTGTTTCTATCATAGCTcttaacaatattttatttttagtgttcttTGTAAGTATAGTAGACTATGGAATGAGAAAATTGACTGCATCCGCATTGCACTTTTTCAGATCTATTTCCATAATATATATATGACTAATCAGTAAAATACGAAATAttatttgtatacatatgcatagcaTGCATttgtaagaataaaatatttactatataatatatagaacatataaaatattttattcatatatatgtgtgtatatgaataaTCATACATTTCTACCAGTTTCATATACCAGTCCCTCCAGTTGGACCACTGCAATAACTTTGTGGTCTTCAACCTCCAGGGCTTCTTATGTTCCAATCCATTCATTCATGGTCTTTGTCTCCATAGGTGTGAATGTCTCTGTGATATGCCCTACCACACTGCGTGCAGATCAGGATGCCTTCATTTATGGACCTCAACTGAGCTACCTTCGTCTGGATGGAAATGAAATCAAATCCCCAATCCCAATGGACTTAATGGCATGCTTCAAGCTTCTTCAAGctgtcatcatttaaaaaatccttGCTATATTCAAAACTGGCTCAAGAGTTAATATTTCTGACATGAAATTTGGTTACCTTTTATAGGTTTAGAAGGAAAATCATATTTCTAGCTGCTCTTGGCCACCATTTTCATGTGtgcagcttattttttttctattcacagatgctactgctattctatcaatttgcttttctttaacaGACACAGAGTTAAGATAATTTACTGACTCAAAGGCAGGTATTTTTGTCTCTTTCACAACTAATATTAAAAGAATTCCTCTACGTTATGATACAATAAAAGGCTGTCATATTTGTGTATGCCCAAAATTGCTGTGTAGATAATGTATTAAAAATGTTAACAGTGAGGAAGAAGTAGGAATAAGAATAAAAGACATTAGAAGAACCAAAGATGTGGTATTCCTCCATCTGCTATCTTACTTTTTACAGTTTGAGTATAGCTGATCAGCCATGGACTAAAAGTATAgaattttgtagaaataaaatattcacatatTTCAAGTTGTG contains:
- the Kera gene encoding keratocan, with protein sequence MATTICFLIGVLFITDTVWTQSMRQAYEIQELEDWNVDDFDCPMECFCPPSFPTALYCENRGLKEIPAIPSRIRYLYLENNLIETIPEKPFENATQLRWINLNKNKITNYGIEKGALSQLKKLLFLFLEDNELEEVPSPLPRSLEQLQLARNKVSRIPQGTFSNLENLTLLDLQHNKLFDNAFQRDTFKGLKNLMQLNMAKNALRNMPPRLPANTMQLFLDNNSIEGIPENYFNVIPKVAFLRLNHNKLSDAGLPSSGFDVTSILDLQLSYNQLTKFPRISAHLQHLHLDHNKIKSVNVSVICPTTLRADQDAFIYGPQLSYLRLDGNEIKSPIPMDLMACFKLLQAVII